Proteins found in one Spartobacteria bacterium genomic segment:
- a CDS encoding CBS domain-containing protein, with protein MKISASIFNSQRDPFSLAKGLLEAGANALHLDYIQDETPDEPRQWAELSVATGLPLDVHWIASRMNASFVTELNDINAQYLTIHVPVVSEAVLADLSKFKGQKGLGICARTGCDAVLPYLDAVDYVLVMSGEPGRPGGVFDQRCIDCIIEIRRKRPEIGIHVDGGITPQVMSVLRMFHVTMVVCGSYLNTQESIKESLCMLRFGHLAHTMSVSDFMVGFELAPTVRADDSLERILVVMTNGKRGAAVVVDEHREFLGLITDGDIRRGLMCHGAAGCQMTARSFMNSAPFCVGVDMDVLSFSKAISDIGSAVIVVPVLAGDGTTLLGIVDLHSNIFF; from the coding sequence ATGAAAATATCTGCATCCATTTTTAATTCACAGCGTGATCCGTTTTCATTGGCCAAAGGTCTGCTGGAGGCCGGAGCAAATGCATTGCATCTTGATTACATTCAGGATGAAACCCCTGATGAGCCCCGACAATGGGCTGAACTGTCGGTCGCAACGGGACTTCCGCTGGATGTTCACTGGATCGCATCTCGGATGAATGCATCCTTTGTCACTGAGCTGAATGACATTAATGCCCAATATCTGACGATTCATGTACCCGTTGTGAGCGAGGCTGTTCTGGCGGATTTATCGAAATTCAAGGGGCAAAAAGGCCTTGGTATATGTGCCCGGACAGGCTGTGATGCGGTGTTGCCCTATTTGGATGCCGTGGATTATGTGTTAGTGATGTCGGGAGAACCCGGTCGACCGGGTGGCGTCTTTGATCAACGGTGTATCGACTGTATCATTGAGATAAGAAGGAAACGTCCGGAAATAGGTATTCACGTCGATGGCGGCATCACTCCGCAGGTCATGAGTGTACTGCGGATGTTTCACGTAACGATGGTGGTCTGTGGTTCCTATTTGAACACGCAGGAGAGCATCAAAGAAAGCCTCTGTATGCTACGCTTCGGGCATTTAGCCCACACCATGTCGGTCAGCGATTTCATGGTCGGGTTTGAGTTAGCACCAACGGTTCGGGCGGATGACTCGCTGGAACGCATTCTAGTTGTCATGACCAATGGAAAACGCGGAGCCGCTGTGGTGGTGGACGAGCATCGCGAGTTTCTTGGTCTGATCACTGATGGTGATATCCGGCGAGGTCTTATGTGTCACGGGGCGGCAGGGTGTCAGATGACAGCCCGTTCATTCATGAACTCGGCACCTTTTTGTGTGGGTGTGGATATGGACGTCTTATCCTTTTCCAAAGCAATCTCCGACATTGGTTCTGCGGTTATCGTTGTTCCCGTGCTGGCCGGTGACGGAACAACGTTGCTGGGTATTGTTGATTTGCATAGTAATATTTTCTTTTGA
- the aroF gene encoding 3-deoxy-7-phosphoheptulonate synthase: MDLLSQKQAGRPYTPVHLGSDVVLDGSVCAMMAGPCAAESRDQIMRSAEFMAECGIRIFRAGCYKPRTNPYSFQGSGQEGLTWLAEVRRQFGLLIVSELRDASHFDEVNDVVDILQIGSKAMFNHALLKACGKSGKPVLLKRFFAATVQELMQMADYIMQEGNERVMLCERGIRTFEPSTRFSLDLCGAAVLQEKSCLPLVLDPSHAMGLRFAVPRLAKACLAFGCDALMLEVHPQVDEALCDKDQALTHEVFKALLSDLRRMSDVMGRKVV, translated from the coding sequence ATGGATTTATTGAGTCAGAAACAAGCGGGACGGCCATATACACCGGTTCACCTGGGATCGGATGTTGTTCTGGACGGCTCCGTGTGCGCGATGATGGCCGGGCCATGTGCCGCTGAAAGCCGAGACCAGATCATGCGGTCCGCCGAGTTTATGGCGGAATGCGGTATCCGTATTTTTCGTGCTGGCTGTTACAAGCCGCGTACCAACCCCTATTCTTTTCAAGGATCAGGTCAGGAGGGGTTGACATGGCTGGCTGAAGTACGCAGGCAGTTTGGACTGCTCATTGTTTCCGAGCTTCGTGATGCATCGCATTTTGATGAAGTCAACGACGTGGTGGATATTTTGCAGATTGGTTCAAAGGCCATGTTTAATCACGCGCTGCTGAAAGCGTGTGGAAAATCGGGAAAGCCCGTTCTTCTTAAACGCTTTTTTGCGGCGACAGTGCAGGAACTGATGCAGATGGCTGATTATATTATGCAGGAAGGCAATGAACGGGTGATGTTGTGTGAACGGGGTATTCGCACCTTTGAACCGAGTACACGGTTTTCACTGGATCTGTGCGGTGCCGCCGTATTACAGGAAAAATCATGTCTGCCGCTGGTGCTGGATCCGTCACATGCTATGGGGCTGCGCTTCGCTGTCCCGAGATTGGCAAAGGCCTGTCTGGCCTTCGGATGCGATGCGCTCATGCTGGAGGTTCATCCACAGGTGGACGAGGCCTTGTGCGATAAAGATCAAGCTCTTACGCATGAGGTGTTCAAGGCCCTATTGTCTGATTTAAGGCGCATGTCCGATGTAATGGGGCGGAAGGTGGTGTAA
- the clcA gene encoding H(+)/Cl(-) exchange transporter ClcA, whose translation MTQNMNGWSGRVWSQTKEAPSRMQHSSSVLLHRFIVEEMHYIPLLFKSIATGLMIGLVSLGFNYCSDLLRNSRSIALQGDLLPGLPPWIPGIVMPALLVAIALTLINTYAPEAGGSGIQEIEGALEGVRPMRWKRLLPIKFIGGMCALGSNLIIGREGPTVQMGGNLGKMVSDVTHTDSERGDVLVAAGAGAGLAAAFNAPLSGMIFVMEEMHAQFKYKFLYIMSVCAACISAVTVMRLFLGQNPLLTMPQSVSPNLLALVLFAFLGWLFGVLGYVFNHMILGSLALFDSFRRVPVWITGAVVGALIGAISMNNPLLGGGGMDDIITLVKGHLPITALLIIFTMRLVLTTFCYGSGVPGGIFAPMLALGTLFGVAFGHSVHVLFPGLDTTPAMYAVASMAALFAATVRAPLTGIILTLEMTMDFNLILPMMVTCLVASVTAYGLDAHPIYALLLKRTLEKSHHAGIPPADPESDPPPPVEKG comes from the coding sequence ATGACACAGAACATGAACGGTTGGTCAGGGCGGGTTTGGTCACAGACCAAAGAGGCACCCTCGCGTATGCAGCACAGCAGCTCGGTGTTGCTTCATCGCTTTATTGTCGAAGAGATGCATTATATTCCGCTTCTGTTCAAAAGCATTGCAACGGGACTGATGATTGGTCTGGTATCGCTGGGTTTCAACTATTGTTCCGATCTTCTGCGCAACAGCAGGTCAATCGCGCTGCAGGGTGATCTGTTACCCGGACTTCCGCCATGGATTCCGGGGATTGTTATGCCCGCCTTGCTGGTGGCCATAGCCTTAACCCTGATTAATACATATGCGCCCGAGGCAGGCGGCAGCGGTATTCAGGAGATTGAAGGAGCCCTCGAAGGCGTGCGCCCCATGCGCTGGAAACGTTTGCTCCCGATTAAATTTATTGGCGGCATGTGTGCGCTGGGATCCAATCTCATTATTGGCAGAGAAGGGCCCACGGTTCAGATGGGCGGCAACTTGGGGAAAATGGTCTCAGATGTAACACACACTGACAGCGAACGGGGAGATGTTCTCGTTGCCGCCGGTGCCGGTGCCGGTTTGGCCGCCGCCTTTAATGCACCGCTTTCCGGTATGATTTTCGTCATGGAGGAGATGCATGCGCAGTTTAAATACAAATTTTTGTATATCATGTCGGTCTGTGCCGCCTGTATTTCTGCCGTTACTGTGATGCGACTTTTTCTGGGACAGAATCCACTGCTCACCATGCCGCAATCCGTGTCGCCGAATTTGTTGGCATTGGTGCTGTTTGCCTTTTTGGGATGGCTCTTTGGGGTGCTGGGGTATGTGTTTAACCATATGATTCTGGGCAGCCTGGCGTTGTTCGATTCCTTCCGCCGTGTGCCCGTCTGGATTACCGGTGCGGTGGTCGGCGCATTGATCGGGGCGATAAGCATGAACAATCCGCTGCTGGGCGGCGGGGGAATGGACGATATCATCACACTGGTAAAAGGACACTTACCCATTACCGCCTTGCTGATCATATTTACCATGCGGCTGGTGTTGACCACTTTTTGTTATGGCTCAGGTGTTCCAGGTGGTATTTTTGCACCCATGCTGGCACTGGGAACGCTTTTCGGGGTCGCTTTTGGCCACAGCGTCCATGTCCTCTTTCCCGGACTGGATACCACCCCCGCCATGTATGCCGTCGCCAGCATGGCCGCTCTGTTTGCCGCTACGGTACGTGCACCACTGACCGGGATCATCCTCACGCTGGAGATGACCATGGATTTCAACCTGATTCTGCCCATGATGGTGACCTGCCTCGTGGCCAGTGTGACCGCTTACGGCCTCGATGCCCACCCGATCTATGCCCTGCTGCTGAAACGTACTTTGGAAAAAAGCCATCACGCCGGTATTCCGCCCGCCGACCCCGAATCCGACCCGCCTCCGCCCGTTGAAAAGGGCTGA